A genomic region of Papaver somniferum cultivar HN1 chromosome 7, ASM357369v1, whole genome shotgun sequence contains the following coding sequences:
- the LOC113300588 gene encoding cyclin-C1-1-like, with product MAANFWTSSHWKQLLEQEDVDVVHSPDKERGLTVEEFKYIKMHMANYIWKLAQLVKVRQRVVATAVAYMRRVYTRRSMTEYDPRLVAPSCLYLASKAEESTVQARLLVFYIKKQYSDEKYRFEIKDILEMEMKILEALDYYLVVYHPYRPLSQLLQDAGMTDMTHLSWGLVNDTYKMDLVLIYPPYMIALACIYIASVLKDKDTTAWFEELRADMNVVKNISMEILDFYDNHKILPEDRTNAIFNKISKS from the exons ATGGCTGCCAATTTCTGGACTTCCTCTCACTG GAAACAACTACTAGAACAGGAAGATGTAGATGTGGTTCACTCACCTGATAAGGAAAGAGGTCTTACTGTTGAGGAATTTAAATACATTAAGATGCATATGGCTAATT ATATCTGGAAGCTGGCTCAACTTGTTAAAGTAAGGCAAAG GGTGGTAGCTACTGCAGTTGCTTACATGAGACGTGTTTATACAAG AAGAAGTATGACGGAGTATGATCCTCGTCTTGTTGCTCCATCGTGCTTGTATTTGGCCTCAAAAGCAGAAGAAAGCACAGTTCAAGCTAGACTTCTTGTATTTTACATTAAAAAACAAT ATTCAGATGAGAAGTATCGGTTTGAAATCAAAGATATTCTTGAAATGGAAATGAAGATTCTAGAAGCTCTTGATTATTATTTGGTTGTGTACCATCCTTACCGGCCGTTGTCCCA GTTACTTCAGGATGCAGGGATGACAGATATGACGCATTTATCATG GGGTCTTGTAAATGATACATATAAGATGGATCTCGTTCTCATCTACCCTCCATATATGATTGCATTGGCATGTATATACATTGCAAGTGTACTCAAAGATAAAGACACCACGGCATGGTTCGAAGAGCTTCGTGCTGATATGAATGTG GTAAAGAACATCTCAATGGAGATACTGGACTTCTACGATAACCACAAGATTCTTCCGGAGGATAGGACCAATGCGATTTTCAATAAAATATCAAAGTCGTGA
- the LOC113296686 gene encoding protein ECERIFERUM 26-like: protein MSTSIHENPVYDLKISSVIPGKFTESGVTYEPTNMDLAMKLHYLLGLYFFPKEAVDGLTISKIKESINTLFSSFSMYCGRFRRSDDSSRRPYIKCNDAGVRMIEAKCKYTIDECLEMKDCALHKLLVYNQVLGTPDLALSPPVLIQFTWFKCGGMSIGLSWAHVLGDAFLASYVINCWGQLVSAGHLPYDLQKLEPKTVTKGNRTFVDLQPLFKRVDPMGDYWKFVNDCNMITSCFQINAIKLNNILLRINGQSGTRQIPTFECLCAIIWQNLAKIRTKEEPRVVTVCRNHSYRINNAHPGNNQIFGTVKANCQVKDANPSDLAALMLDQTTHEQCQMDQVIQKDGGLSDFIVYGANLTFLDLEESEIYELELKRHKPVFANYMVEGVADSGLVLVLPGPSKGRTVTVILPENEMLQLRAELAKEWCIV, encoded by the exons ATGAGTACTTCTATCCATGAAAACCCGGTTTACGACTTGAAAATATCCTCGGTTATACCGGGTAAGTTCACCGAGTCTGGAGTAACTTATGAACCAACTAACATGGATTTGGCTATGAAACTACATTATCTTCTAGGATTATATTTCTTTCCAAAGGAAGCAGTTGATGGTCTTACTATCTCCAAGATCAAAGAATCGATAAATACACTGTTTAGCAGCTTTAGTATGTATTGTGGAAGGTTTCGAAGATCTGATGATTCCAGTCGACGGCCTTATATCAAATGTAACGATGCCGGTGTGAGAATGATTGAAGCTAAGTGCAAGTACACGATAGATGAGTGTCTAGAGATGAAGGATTGTGCTCTTCATAAACTTCTTGTATATAACCAGGTTCTTGGCACTCCAGACCTAGCTCTTTCTCCTCCAGTTCTTATTCAG TTTACTTGGTTCAAATGTGGAGGAATGTCGATAGGGCTAAGCTGGGCTCACGTCCTTGGCGATGCATTCTTAGCATCATATGTCATCAACTGTTGGGGACAATTAGTATCCGCCGGTCATCTGCCATATGACCTGCAAAAACTTGAACCTAAAACAGTTACGAAAGGAAACCGAACTTTCGTGGATCTCCAGCCACTCTTCAAACGAGTTGATCCGATGGGTGACTATTGGAAGTTTGTGAATGATTGTAATATGATTACCTCATGTTTCCAAATTAACGCCATAAAACTTAACAACATACTGTTGAGGATCAATGGTCAATCCGGAACTCGTCAAATTCCAACTTTCGAATGCCTTTGTGCCATCATTTGGCAAAATTTAGCGAAAATCAGAACAAAAGAGGAACCACGGGTTGTAACTGTTTGTCGAAACCATTCTTATCGAATAAATAATGCGCATCCAGGAAACAACCAGATATTTGGAACTGTAAAGGCTAATTGTCAAGTCAAGGATGCTAATCCGAGCGACTTGGCAGCACTGATGTTGGATCAAACTACACATGAGCAATGCCAAATGGATCAAGTGATACAGAAAGATGGAGGTTTGTCAGATTTTATTGTGTATGGAGCAAATCTGACTTTTCTAGATTTGGAAGAGTCTGAAATCTATGAACTGGAACTGAAAAGGCATAAGCCAGTTTTCGCTAACTACATGGTCGAGGGAGTAGCAGATTCAGGGTTGGTATTAGTACTTCCAGGGCCAAGTAAAGGAAGGACTGTAACAGTAATTCTGCCAGAAAATGAAATGTTACAGCTGAGAGCAGAGCTAGCAAAGGAATGGTGTATTGTTTGA